In a single window of the Nicotiana tomentosiformis chromosome 10, ASM39032v3, whole genome shotgun sequence genome:
- the LOC104094840 gene encoding ethylene-responsive transcription factor ERF069-like codes for MKSQPKVTGENNEKQQRKDEQIKIQRKIIIKISDPDATESSSSEEEQENRPSRKQQPKLTVHEIFQDKVKTTTFSSKLPSGVRKRKWGKYCAEIRDPFNKKKIWLGTFNTAEEASQVYQSKKLEFEGKIKMAKIAKTNKGISEKSELESKTSDSSNGVEGKGNNSSAGEEQEIGNNSVEELLKGQWIQISDDKEVYISLKLGVPIVDNYGFLLGEFSELDDLSISVCDIENDL; via the coding sequence ATGAAATCGCAACCCAAAGTTACCGGAGAAAATAATGAAAAACAACAACGAAAAGATGAACAAATCAAAATccagagaaaaataataataaaaatctcAGACCCAGATGCTACAGAATCATCATCTTCAGAAGAGGAACAAGAAAATAGACCATCTAGAAAGCAGCAGCCAAAGCTCACTGTTCATGAAATTTTTCAAGATAAGGTAAAAACTACAACTTTTTCTAGCAAATTGCCTTCTGGGGTTCGAAAGAGAAAATGGGGAAAGTATTGTGCTGAGATTAGAGACCCATTTAACAAGAAAAAAATTTGGTTGGGTACTTTTAATACTGCTGAAGAGGCTTCTCAAGTTTATCAGTCTAAGAAACTTGAGTTTGAGGGAAAAATAAAAATGGCTAAAATTGCAAAAACAAACAAGGGTATTTCTGAAAAATCTGAACTTGAGAGTAAGACCTCAGATTCATCAAATGGGGTTGAAGGAAAAGGCAATAATTCTAGTGCAGGGGAAGAACAAGAAATTGGGAATAACAGTGTTGAAGAGTTGTTGAAGGGGCAGTGGATACAAATTTCAGATGATAAAGAAGTTTATATTTCATTGAAATTGGGGGTTCCGATTGTTGATAATTATGGATTTTTATTAGGTGAATTTAGTGAATTGGATGATCTTAGTATTTCTGTCTGTGATATAGAAAATGATCTCTGA